In a single window of the Oscarella lobularis chromosome 4, ooOscLobu1.1, whole genome shotgun sequence genome:
- the LOC136186799 gene encoding membrane-associated guanylate kinase, WW and PDZ domain-containing protein 2-like, with amino-acid sequence MSKFGTKKKGKHWSDRARDVSIYRDGDGHYNMTIEGGADNAQFIFLGDFRQDRVIYKSSARLHMEDIVLEVNGKRISGLIRKDVITIIKRSGSDLLRLRVTKPGNSLTKDLREFLGARFQKGSIDHELQQTIRDNLYTRTIPCTTRPPRPGETSGIDYTFMSVDEFLSLERNNSLLESGLYGGNYYGTPKPPADPDSPEFQRKQYVDHTDGGGSSHSGSIKKRRDKKSPVPKSPVVAARSPSEGITKVPELPPLGPLPPNWEVAYTEDNEKYFVNHTTQQTTWLDPRIEQMQDDGRLKLSSEDLPYGWEKVHDRHHGEYYVDRATGQTSYDRPSLDAAEKKRRRAPPPPTAAQAAAEAKRREAEFAIRYPDADFDEMEEARAMQQDNRGVELKPSGPVIGVRNRLTPERERERRASEDRAAFMDASALESQLQGEFIQATLRKSSSQGFGFTIVGGDNPGELLQVKSIVKNGIAAKSGRLQVGDVLVRVNGVCVLTFTHHEVVSLFQKITVNSDLVLELCRGYPLPISDDPSVPVRPLRLNPIPPSSPPATKEAAPAPPVRRDSVSSPRHYSPQSPLPPPQRGEKGPGSVGTDHESPSQSREIIQANVVKGPQGFGFTIAETQRGQKVKQILDQKRCEQLREKDLLVEVNGENVRNYSHSEIVSVLKGCKRGDNVRFVVERVVRFEEYPPQGNYQPENGAAERGDEEDGRRHEGASEEEEEEEEEEEEEEDVVYVKKEIPLKRTAKGFGFRLVGGREEGTQVFIGTIVPGGAADKGKLLREGDEIVSVNGRGCLMVTHQEIVTLLSEAGRAGEVNIGVRRKVPRSEFERSRGGADGFQVVDEMQRSSVISESAPREVLLERRPDGGFGFVLQSSIHDTGCSICRIVPDSPAELCKKLSVGDKLLAVNGKDVTKLHHTDVVGIIKRSGLRVALRVVTEEEEVSPPEAAEPPQVHQQQPRRGYEEPQLPSPPPDVLDSYNPAYPAEAAEDQFSPPPEQKRQERRTDYRDRDREREERGRHNHESPSARRRHHDYPPPQRESPRHQQRGNYRYEDEIDQGGRYDYRDERGYRGERERSRGYHEEERERAERDRSRGYYNDERDRGYQDEERDHREHKGGHRRDESRRGGSGRHRDERERSSGRHRDRDRDRDRDRDRYSPPRHRQERRHRRRDDYPPPELNNQVEKSYHRSHHGGRGGGGGDRSPSTERAGGGFNNLEPRMMPSDPEMDHHFGSGDNFQAPPPPQQFDEPDDSRKIDVTLHRQQQKSFGFSIRGGREYQNTPLFILKIAENGVAAQDGRLRVGDEILEINGVGTMDMRHTEAISLIKRGGDSVHLKVSRPQSAHPADGHLPSRRDASPRHYPNPTVSQAVDSYFDQYMDTRRPRQGDRDMHVPAGAGADRRQNWRFYNTGGYNGP; translated from the exons ATGTCGAAGTTcggaacgaagaaaaagggcaAGCACTGGTCGGATCGGGCGCGCGACGTCTCCATTTATCGCGATGGGGACGGCCATTACAACATGACGATCGAAGGCGGCGCCGACAACGCGCAGTTCATCTTTCTCGGCGACTTTCGACAGGATCGCGTCATCTACAAGTCGAGCGCGCGACTTCACATGGAGGACATCGTGCTCGAAGTGAACGGGAAGCGCATTTCGGGCCTCATACGAAAGGATGTGATCACGATCATCAAACGATCGGGTTCCGATTTGCTTCGATTGCGCGTCACCAAGCCAG GAAATTCGTTGACGAAAGACTTGCGAGAGTTTCTCGGCGCTCGTTTTCAAAAAGGATCGATCGATCACGAACTTCAGCAGACGATTCGCGACAACCTCTACACGCGAACGATACCAT GCACGACGCGTCCTCCGCGACCGGGCGAAACGTCGGGCATCGACTACACGTTCATGTcggtcgacgaatttctctcACTCGAACGAAACAACAGTCTTCTCGAGAGCGGTCTCTACGGCGGCAACTATTACGGAACGCCCAAGCCGCCCGCCGATCCCGACTCGCCTGAGTTCCAACGCAAGCAG taTGTTGATCATACGGATGGAGGTGGCAGCAGTCACTCGGGTAGCATAAAAAAACGTCGCGACAAGAAAAGCCCCGTGCCAAAGAGTCCCGTCGTGGCGGCAAGGAGTCCCAGCGAAGGAATTACGAAAGTTCCCGAATTGCCGCCACTCGGGCCGCTGCCGCCCAATTGGGAAGTAGCCTACACCGAAGACAACGAGAAATATTTTGTCAA tcacACGACGCAGCAGACGACTTGGCTTGATCCGAGAATCGAACAGATGCAGGATGATGGTCGGCTGAAGCTGTCTAGCGAAG ATCTTCCATACGGCTGGGAAAAAGTTCACGACCGTCATCACGGAGAATATTACGTGGA TCGCGCCACTGGACAGACGTCGTACGATCGACCGTCACTCGATGCCGCCGAAaagaagcgtcgtcgcgctccACCGCCGCCTACCGCCGctcaggcggcggcggaggcgaaacgacgcgaagcgGAGTTTGCAATTCGATATCCCGACGCGGATTTCGACGAGATGGAAGAGGCGCGCGCCATGCAGCAGGATAATCGGGGCGTCGAGCTGAAGCCCTCTGGACCGGTGATCGGAGTGAGAAATCGATTGACGCCTGAGCGCgagagagagcgacgagcgTCGGAGGATAGAGCGGCCTTTATGGATGCATCGGCGTTGGAGAGCCAATTACAAGGAGAG TTCATCCAAGCGACGCTTCGAAAGAGCTCTTCCCAAGGATTCGGCTTCAcaatcgtcggcggcgacaatCCCGGCGAATTGCTCCAAGTGAAGAGCATCGTCAAGAACGGCATCGCGGCAAAGAGCGGCAGACTCCaagtcggcgacgttctcgttcgcGTCAACGGCGTCTGCGTTCTCACGTTCACCCACCACGAAGTCGTCTCCCTCTTCCAAAAGATCACCGTCAATTCCGACTTGGTTCTTGAACTCTGTCGCGGCTATCCGCTTCCCATATCCGACGATCCCAGCGTTCCCGTGCGTCCACTTCGACTCAATCCGATtccgccttcgtcgccgccggcgaccAAAGAGGCAGCGCCGGCGCCGCCCGTCAGACGAGACTcggtttcgtcgccgcgacaCTATTCGCCGCAATCGCCGCTTCCGCCTCCGCAGCGCGGCGAAAAGGGTCCCGGTTCGGTGGGAACCGATCACGAGTCGCCGAGTCAAAGTCGCGAGATTATCCAGGCGAATGTGGTAAAGGGTCCGCAGGGTTTCGGATTCACGATCGCGGAAACGCAGCGCGGGCAGAAAGTGAAGCAGATATTGGATCAGAAACGATGCGAGCAGCTGCGCGAGAAGGACTTGCTCGTCGAAGTCAATGGAGAGAACGTGAGAAATTACTCGCACAGCGAAATCGTGTCCGTATTGAAGGGATGCAAGCGAGGCGACAACGTGCGTTTCGTTGTGGAGCGCGTG GTGCGATTTGAGGAGTATCCTCCGCAGGGCAACTATCAGCCGGAGAATGGTGCTGCGGAGCGAggggacgaagaagacggcaGGCGACACGAGGGGGCGTctgaagaggaggaggaggaggaggaagaagaagaagaagaggaagacgttGTGTAtgtgaaaaaggaaattccGTTGAAACGAACGGCGAAAGGATTCGGGTTTCGCTTGGTCGGTGGCCGAGAAGAAGGGACTCAG GTTTTTATTGGAACGATTGTTCCGGGCGGTGCCGCGGATAAGGGCAAATTGCTAAGGGAAGGAGACGAAATTGTTTCCGTGAATGGACGAGGCTGCTTGATGGTGACCCATCAAGAGATTGTGACTCTGCTCAGTGAAGCTGGCCGAGCAGGAGAAGTCAATATTGGCGTCAGACGAAAAGTCCCCCGAAGCG AATTCGAACGTTCCAGAGGCGGCGCGGACGGGTTTCAAGTCGTGGACGAAATGCAGCGATCGTCCGTCATTTCCGAGTCCGCGCCGCGCGAAGTCTTGCTTGAGAGACGCCCAGATGGCGGGTTTGGGTTTGTTCTTCAGTCTAGCATCCACGATACGGGATGCTCAATAT GCCGTATAGTGCCAGATTCGCCGGCTGAACTGTGCAAAAAACTCAGCGTTGGCGACAAACTGTTGGCCGTGAACGGGAAAGACGTGACGAAACTGCACCACACGGACGTGGTAGGGATCATCAAACGCTCAGGCCTGCGCGTAGCGCTGCGAGTAGTAACTG aagaagaagaagtgtCGCCTCCGGAGGCCGCTGAG CCGCCACAGGTTcatcagcagcagccgcGTCGCGGTTACGAGGAGCCTCAGCTTCCCTCGCCTCCACCGGACGTTCTTGACTCATACAATCCAGCGTATCCTGCTGAAGCAGCGGAAGACCaattctcgccgccgccggaacAAAAGCGTCAGGAACGAAGAACAGActatcgcgatcgcgatcgggAGCGAGAGGAAAGGGGGCGACACAATCACGAGAGTCCGAGTGCAAGACGGCGCCACCACGATtatccgccgccgcagcgAGAAAGTCCACGTCATCAGCAGCGCGGTAACTATCGATACGAAGACGAGATAGATCAAGGAGGAAGATACGATTATCGCGACGAGAGGGGCTATCGCggtgagagagaaagaagccgAGGTTATCAcgaggaagagagagaaagggcGGAAAGAGATAGAAGCAGAGGCTATTATAATGACGAGAGAGATAGAGGATACCAAGACGAAGAGCGAGACCATCGCGAGCACAAAGGAGGgcatcgtcgcgacgagagCCGACGCGGCGGCAGCGGGCGACATCGCGACGAGCGAGAGAGATCCTCTGGCCGTCACAGAGATAGGGATAGAGATAGAGATAGAGACAGGGATAGATATTCTCCGCCGCGTCATCGTCAGgagcgacgtcatcgtcgccgagaCGACTATCCGCCGCCCGAGCTCAATAATCAAGTGGAGAAGAGTTACCATCGTTCTCATCACGGaggacgcggcggcggcggcggcgaccggTCGCCGTCAACGGAACGGGCCGGCGGCGGATTCAATAATCTTGAGCCGAGAATGATGCCATCCGATCCAGAAATGGATCATCATTTCGGAAGCGGCGACAATTTCcaagcgccgccgcctccgcaGCAGTTCGACGAGCCGGACGACAGCAGGAagattgacgtcacgctgcACCGTCAGCAGCAGAAGAGTTTCGGATTTAGCATTCGCGGTGGAAGAGAGTATCAGAACACGCCGCTATTCATACTGAAGATCGCAGAGAACGGAGTTGCCGCACAGGACGGACGACTAAGG GTTGGCGACGAAATTCTTGAAATCAATGGAGTTGGAACGATGGATATGCGTCACACGGAGGCGATTTCGTTGATCAAACGAGGCGGCGACTCGGTTCACTTGAAAGTGTCTCGTCCGCAATCAGCTCATCCTGCAG ACGGTCATTTGCCGTCGAGGAGAGACGCTTCGCCTCGTCATTATCCCAATCCGACCGTTTCGCAAGCGGTCGACTCCTACTTTGATCAGTACATGGATACGAGAAGGCCTCGTCAGGGAGATCGCGATATGCACGTACcagcgggggcgggggccGACAGAAGGCAAAATTGGAGGTTTTACAATACGGGAGGTTACAACGGGCCTTGA
- the LOC136186817 gene encoding protein CLN8-like, which translates to MDLYSKTDFNEPSNQVYCVLLTIFSCFSIYVLCWVLSLPLATYRNLSPREKVFWSLSVVRATVGGFLAIEAAYSLSNEDELWNDVARGTAKLSTTLVCVATGFFAFELLAIFSSAFVFGKLDKFLALHHVLAFFSFALVMHRRTQHFFADLALLLELSTPFSCLCWVLLKAKVANTSLWKINQLILIHAFHCRSFIETFVLYKTWKHWDLLWSFASLDLLVLHLIGLVSSFFFLTPYWTHKKTKQYYDPVDWNHPEVKRTKKD; encoded by the coding sequence ATGGACCTCTACTCGAAGACCGACTTCAACGAGCCCTCCAATCAAGTCTACTGCGTACTCCTCACCATATTCTCTTGCTTTTCAATCTACGTTTTGTGTTGGGTGCTGTCGTTGCCTCTTGCGACCTACCGGAACCTGTCGCCTCGAGAAAAGGTCTTCTGGTCGCTCTCGGTCGTTCGCGCAACTGTCGGTGGCTTCTTAGCGATAGAAGCCGCCTATTCCCTgtcaaacgaagacgaacttTGGAACGACGTAGCGCGCGGCACGGCGAAACTGAGCACGACACTCGTTTGCGTCGCCACCggttttttcgctttcgaacTCTTGGCcatcttctcgtcggcgttcgtCTTCGGAAAACTCGACAAATTTCTCGCTTTGCACCACGTCCTCGCTTTCTTCAGTTTCGCTTTGGTCATGCATCGACGCACACAGCACTTCTTTGCTGATCTCGCTCTGCTGCTCGAACTGTCGACGCCGTTTAGCTGCCTGTGTTGGGTCCTGCTCAAGGCGAAGGTTGCCAACACGTCGCTCTGGAAGATTAATCAGCTGATACTAATTCACGCTTTCCACTGCCGTTCGTTCATCGAAACCTTCGTTTTGTACAAGACGTGGAAACACTGGGATCTCCTTTGGTCATTCGCTTCGTTGGACCTCCTTGTCTTGCATCTCATAGGCTTAGTATcgagtttcttctttttgactCCTTATTGGACGCacaagaagacgaagcagTACTATGATCCTGTTGACTGGAATCATCCTGAAGtcaagagaacgaaaaaagatTAA
- the LOC136186808 gene encoding RNA polymerase II-associated protein 3-like isoform X2 → MQLQLRRNAEDLQEFLKDMGNWEKEAKEKDQVLRTQKESSGKSILPPVRGRGTGKKSTKQTSAAKSKEPEKKARISSYDYRAWDKFDVNKAVADVDEEETQAQKVEEVEKEEDEEEIQAEMALYEKERGNELFKRGKYEEAARRYTAGLTADNCNVLLYANRAMAYIKLKRYVEAEVDCSTAIDLDPTYVKPFARRASARLALGNKDGAKQDFREVLKLDPDNKLAKAELKKIEKELGIVKEQATIAAVKRPAHLRSKKPLRRIEIEDVGTGSEEEEEGEEEQQEEKEEEEEAEPVQEEIGKEKEEDKVEIIETKKKVEPQSQAREIELVPPKTAYQFEMDWRQVRGNAQLFYKYLKLIKPKDYPRLFQQSVEAVLNKVLSTLEEFYIPNGDSIYEELLFLTKINRFDMAVMFLSSAEKKTLQRLIDHIRTDEKTQTTNENINALAKKFGLH, encoded by the exons A TGCAACTTCAACTGCGCCGAAACGCCGAAGACTTGCAGGAATTCCTCAAGGACATGGGCAATTGGGAAAAGGaagcaaaggagaaagatcAGGTGCTACGTACACAGAAAGAATCGAGCGGAAAG TCGATTCTTCCTCCGGTGAGAGGACGAGGAACAGGAAAGAAGTCTACGAAGCAAACGAGCGCAGCTAAATCCAAAGAAccagagaagaaagcaagaATCAGTTCGTACGACTACAGAGCTTGGGataaatttgacgtc AATAAAGCCGTAGCTGACGTcgatgaagaagagacaCAGGCCCAAAAGGTGGAGGAAGtagagaaggaagaagacgaagaagagattcAAGCTGAGATGGCGCTTTACGAGAAGGAAAGG ggaAATGAATTATTCAAGCGTGGCAAATACGAGGAAGCTGCGCGGAGATACACGGCCGGGTTAACTGCCGATAATTGCAACGTTTTGCTCTACGCAAATCGAGCCATGGCCTATATCAAATTAAAGAG ATATGTTGAAGCTGAAGTGGATTGCAGCACGGCAATCGATCTTGATCCAACGTACGTGAAGCCGTTTGCTCGGAGGGCGTCTGCGCGATTGGCTCTTGGAAACAAAGACGGGGCTAAACAAG ATTTCAGGGAAGTTCTGAAGTTGGATCCGGACAATAAACTTGCTAAGGCTGAACTGAAGAAAATAGAGaag GAGCTTGGGATAGTGAAGGAGCAAGCAACCATTGCAGCTGTGAAGCGACCGGCTCATCTAAGATCAAAA AAACCTCTGCGTAGAATTGAGATTGAAGATGTTGGAACGGGtagtgaagaagaagaagaaggcgaagaagaacagcaggaggagaaagaggaagaggaagaagcgGAGCCAGTCCAAGAAGAAATagggaaagaaaaggaggaagacaAAGTGGAAATTatagaaacgaaaaagaaagtcgaacCGCAGTCACAGGCTCGAGAAATCGAACTAGTCCCTCCCAAGACGGCTTATCAATTTGAAATGGATTGGAGACAGGTGAGGGGAAACGCTCAGCTCTTCTATAAGTATCTAAAG CTAATTAAACCGAAAGATTATCCTCGATTATTTCAACAATCAGTTGAAGCCGTCTTGAACAAAGTCCTTTCGACTCTTGAAGAGTTCTATATTCC GAACGGCGATTCTATATACGAAGAACTGCTCTTTCTGACTAAGATCAATCGATTTGACATGGCCGTCATGTTTCTCTCGTcagcagaaaagaaga CCCTGCAAAGACTTATCGATCACATCCGAACAGACGAAAAGACGCAGACAACTAACGAAAACATAAACGCGCTGGCGAAAAAATTCGGGCTTCACTAA
- the LOC136186808 gene encoding RNA polymerase II-associated protein 3-like isoform X1: protein MASSVQLQLRRNAEDLQEFLKDMGNWEKEAKEKDQVLRTQKESSGKSILPPVRGRGTGKKSTKQTSAAKSKEPEKKARISSYDYRAWDKFDVNKAVADVDEEETQAQKVEEVEKEEDEEEIQAEMALYEKERGNELFKRGKYEEAARRYTAGLTADNCNVLLYANRAMAYIKLKRYVEAEVDCSTAIDLDPTYVKPFARRASARLALGNKDGAKQDFREVLKLDPDNKLAKAELKKIEKELGIVKEQATIAAVKRPAHLRSKKPLRRIEIEDVGTGSEEEEEGEEEQQEEKEEEEEAEPVQEEIGKEKEEDKVEIIETKKKVEPQSQAREIELVPPKTAYQFEMDWRQVRGNAQLFYKYLKLIKPKDYPRLFQQSVEAVLNKVLSTLEEFYIPNGDSIYEELLFLTKINRFDMAVMFLSSAEKKTLQRLIDHIRTDEKTQTTNENINALAKKFGLH from the exons ATGGCGTCTTCAGTGCAACTTCAACTGCGCCGAAACGCCGAAGACTTGCAGGAATTCCTCAAGGACATGGGCAATTGGGAAAAGGaagcaaaggagaaagatcAGGTGCTACGTACACAGAAAGAATCGAGCGGAAAG TCGATTCTTCCTCCGGTGAGAGGACGAGGAACAGGAAAGAAGTCTACGAAGCAAACGAGCGCAGCTAAATCCAAAGAAccagagaagaaagcaagaATCAGTTCGTACGACTACAGAGCTTGGGataaatttgacgtc AATAAAGCCGTAGCTGACGTcgatgaagaagagacaCAGGCCCAAAAGGTGGAGGAAGtagagaaggaagaagacgaagaagagattcAAGCTGAGATGGCGCTTTACGAGAAGGAAAGG ggaAATGAATTATTCAAGCGTGGCAAATACGAGGAAGCTGCGCGGAGATACACGGCCGGGTTAACTGCCGATAATTGCAACGTTTTGCTCTACGCAAATCGAGCCATGGCCTATATCAAATTAAAGAG ATATGTTGAAGCTGAAGTGGATTGCAGCACGGCAATCGATCTTGATCCAACGTACGTGAAGCCGTTTGCTCGGAGGGCGTCTGCGCGATTGGCTCTTGGAAACAAAGACGGGGCTAAACAAG ATTTCAGGGAAGTTCTGAAGTTGGATCCGGACAATAAACTTGCTAAGGCTGAACTGAAGAAAATAGAGaag GAGCTTGGGATAGTGAAGGAGCAAGCAACCATTGCAGCTGTGAAGCGACCGGCTCATCTAAGATCAAAA AAACCTCTGCGTAGAATTGAGATTGAAGATGTTGGAACGGGtagtgaagaagaagaagaaggcgaagaagaacagcaggaggagaaagaggaagaggaagaagcgGAGCCAGTCCAAGAAGAAATagggaaagaaaaggaggaagacaAAGTGGAAATTatagaaacgaaaaagaaagtcgaacCGCAGTCACAGGCTCGAGAAATCGAACTAGTCCCTCCCAAGACGGCTTATCAATTTGAAATGGATTGGAGACAGGTGAGGGGAAACGCTCAGCTCTTCTATAAGTATCTAAAG CTAATTAAACCGAAAGATTATCCTCGATTATTTCAACAATCAGTTGAAGCCGTCTTGAACAAAGTCCTTTCGACTCTTGAAGAGTTCTATATTCC GAACGGCGATTCTATATACGAAGAACTGCTCTTTCTGACTAAGATCAATCGATTTGACATGGCCGTCATGTTTCTCTCGTcagcagaaaagaaga CCCTGCAAAGACTTATCGATCACATCCGAACAGACGAAAAGACGCAGACAACTAACGAAAACATAAACGCGCTGGCGAAAAAATTCGGGCTTCACTAA
- the LOC136186816 gene encoding uncharacterized protein, giving the protein MDEENDYLWQRGKTIAQRQEAMDNRRSEMLENRPENPDIAWQREWLHLLQERDRTLRQLIDQQQKSVRDELLENLHQLLEDLRTMPFQPQEKSIQTGLAYLHKHVSSYVKIKRQRSASAPPAPPPPPPPPPPPVVPPAAEKNPETSRPKPNRSCHSPGAGCHTDVVNMIRSRDCRRSLKPTNCRRSPGLTPAPTKRRYSSTDAGDLITMGLQKKFKKLFDASSPAPQSDTSFGSPLPLINEMGEDNEKAVSSTPKGPCPCDVLPPGKENEGSKLQSLLLQQTF; this is encoded by the exons ATGGACGAAG AAAACGACTATCTCTGGCAAAGAGGGAAAACGATTGCCCAACGGCAAGAAGCGATGGACAATCGACGGTCCGAAATGCTCGAAAATAGACCCGAGAACCCCGATATAG CTTGGCAGCGCGAATGGTTGCACTTGCTACAGGAAAGAGATCGAACACTCCGCCAACTAATTGACCAG CAGCAGAAGTCCGTCAGAGACGAACTATTGGAAAACCTCCACCAATTGCTCGAAGACCTCCGAACGATGCCGTTTCAACCGCAAGAAAAATCCATTCAAACGGGACTCGCCTATCTTCACAAACACGTTTCGAGCTACGTCAAAATAAAGAGACAAAGATCGGCCTCGGCTCCCCctgccccgcccccgcctccgcctcctccacCGCCACCCGTCGTCCCTCCAGCGGCGGAAAAGAACCCGGAAACGTCGCGTCCCAAACCGAATCGCTCCTGTCATTCTCCCGGAGCCGGATGTCACACGGACGTCGTCAACATGATTCGTTCGCGAGACTGCCGGCGATCCTTGAAACCGACCAATTGCCGTCGATCTCCCGGATTGACTCCGGCGCCGACGAAGCGTCGCTATTCGTCGACCGACGCGGGAGATCTCATCACAATGGgcctacagaaaaaattcaagaaaCTCTTCGATGCCAGCAGTCCGGCGCCGCAAAGCGATACGAGTTTTGGCAGTCCGCTGCCACTTATAAACGAAATGGGCGAAGATAACGAAAAGGCAGTTAGTAGCACACCGAAAGGGCCCTGTCCTTGTGACGTGCTCCCTCctggaaaagaaaacgaagggtCAAAATTACAGAGTCTTCTTCTGCAGCAAACGTTTTAG
- the LOC136186813 gene encoding uncharacterized protein isoform X2 has translation MSKKTEKGKESPSTSAKAEGVKLDLTRDHGCAALQSARASMEDFFIAEPTLDNDVALFAVFDGHDGAMAAKYARDRFPRAVREANAAAKLWSKPVDAFTAIVCDVDAHFCRVAERKGFYSGTTAIVAAIARNGDRRRLILCNLGDSRAVLGSQGAVRLATTTHCPNSERRRIEAAGGWITSEFDEFGKIVYRVNGGLSMCRSIGDIEYKSKKNSYATSGDCDWFLPAGRRSCVFTADLVLSTPDVTVHDIGPSDDFLVLASDGLWDAVSESRAVKMATKMLRKQHMTAQMAATRIAETAIARGSSDNTTVIVICLN, from the exons atgtCGAAGAAAACGGAGAAGGGAAAAG aatcgccttcgacgagTGCGAAGGCCGAAGGCGTGAAACTCGATCTAACCCGAGATCACGGCTGCGCCGCGTTACAAAGCGCGAGAGCATCGATGGAAGACTTCTTCATCGCCGAGCCGACGctcgacaacgacgtcgctctcttcgccgtcttcgacggtCACGACGGCGCGATGGCGGCGAAATACGCTCGCGATCGCTTTCCGCGCGCCGTTCGCGAAGCgaacgcggcggcgaagctCTGGTCGAAgcccgtcgacgcgttcaCCGCTATCGtttgtgacgtcgacgcgcattTTTGTCGCGTTGCGGAGCGAAAGGGCTTTTACAGCGGCACGACGGCGATCGTGGCGGCGATCGCGCGAAATGGCGATCGTCGGAGATTGATTCTGTGCAATCTCGGCGATAGTCGCGCCGTTTTGGGATCGCAGGGCGCCGTGcgattggcgacgacgactcatTGCCCGAATTCggagcgacggcgaatcgaaGCGGCGGGCGGGTGGATTACGAGCGagttcgacgaattcggcaAGATCGTCTATCGGGTGAATGGGGGTCTGTCCATGTGCCGTTCCATTGGCGATATAGAGTATAAGAGTAAGAAAAATTCATACGCGACGAGCGGCGATTGTGACTGGTTTCTGCCAGCCGGTAGGCGAAG TTGCGTTTTTACCGCCGATCTCGTTCTTTCTActcctgacgtcactgttCACGATATCGGTCCGTCTGATGATTTTCTTGTGCTCGCTTCTGATGGGCTATGGGACGCTGTCAGCGAGTCGCGGGCTGTCAAAATGGCGACAAAAATGCTTCGAAAACAGCACATGACAGCGCAAATGGCCGCAACTCGTATTGCAGAAACGGCAATCGCGCGCGGATCAAGCGATAATACAACAGTGATCGTGATATGTTTGAATTAG
- the LOC136186813 gene encoding uncharacterized protein isoform X1, translated as MSKKTEKGKESPSTSAKAEGVKLDLTRDHGCAALQSARASMEDFFIAEPTLDNDVALFAVFDGHDGAMAAKYARDRFPRAVREANAAAKLWSKPVDAFTAIVCDVDAHFCRVAERKGFYSGTTAIVAAIARNGDRRRLILCNLGDSRAVLGSQGAVRLATTTHCPNSERRRIEAAGGWITSEFDEFGKIVYRVNGGLSMCRSIGDIEYKSKKNSYATSGDCDWFLPAGRRRSGGVGFFIYDALPVFHSCVFTADLVLSTPDVTVHDIGPSDDFLVLASDGLWDAVSESRAVKMATKMLRKQHMTAQMAATRIAETAIARGSSDNTTVIVICLN; from the exons atgtCGAAGAAAACGGAGAAGGGAAAAG aatcgccttcgacgagTGCGAAGGCCGAAGGCGTGAAACTCGATCTAACCCGAGATCACGGCTGCGCCGCGTTACAAAGCGCGAGAGCATCGATGGAAGACTTCTTCATCGCCGAGCCGACGctcgacaacgacgtcgctctcttcgccgtcttcgacggtCACGACGGCGCGATGGCGGCGAAATACGCTCGCGATCGCTTTCCGCGCGCCGTTCGCGAAGCgaacgcggcggcgaagctCTGGTCGAAgcccgtcgacgcgttcaCCGCTATCGtttgtgacgtcgacgcgcattTTTGTCGCGTTGCGGAGCGAAAGGGCTTTTACAGCGGCACGACGGCGATCGTGGCGGCGATCGCGCGAAATGGCGATCGTCGGAGATTGATTCTGTGCAATCTCGGCGATAGTCGCGCCGTTTTGGGATCGCAGGGCGCCGTGcgattggcgacgacgactcatTGCCCGAATTCggagcgacggcgaatcgaaGCGGCGGGCGGGTGGATTACGAGCGagttcgacgaattcggcaAGATCGTCTATCGGGTGAATGGGGGTCTGTCCATGTGCCGTTCCATTGGCGATATAGAGTATAAGAGTAAGAAAAATTCATACGCGACGAGCGGCGATTGTGACTGGTTTCTGCCAGCCGGTAGGCGAAGGTCAGGCGGCGTAGGCTTTTTTATATATGACGCTTTACCGGTATTTCATAGTTGCGTTTTTACCGCCGATCTCGTTCTTTCTActcctgacgtcactgttCACGATATCGGTCCGTCTGATGATTTTCTTGTGCTCGCTTCTGATGGGCTATGGGACGCTGTCAGCGAGTCGCGGGCTGTCAAAATGGCGACAAAAATGCTTCGAAAACAGCACATGACAGCGCAAATGGCCGCAACTCGTATTGCAGAAACGGCAATCGCGCGCGGATCAAGCGATAATACAACAGTGATCGTGATATGTTTGAATTAG